GATCGCGTTGCCGTAGTAGGTCGTGTTCTTCTCGATCATGTCGGCGGCGGCGTAGTCCGGCAGCTCGGGGTCGTCCATGCCGGCGCCGAAGTTGATGACCAGCGTCTCGACCGGATGGAACGCGAGCTGCGCCCACCAGCCGGACGCCTCGATCTCGGAGGCGTCGTCCTCCCGGGTCGGCTCATCGTAAGCGATCCCCTGCCCGACGCCGCCGAGGTGGACCGCCAGGTTCCTGCCCGTGAAGTACTCGCCCTTGAGCTCGGCCATCGCGCCGAGGGGAACGGTCGCATCGATCGAGACACCGGTGCGGTCGAACTCGCACCCGCCCTCGTCCTCCTCGGTCCCGTAGACGCCCGACACGCCGACGACGAGCGGCTTCTCGCCCATCATCCTCGTCGCGAACGCCATGCGGCCCTGGAACGACGGCATCCCCGTGCGTTCGCCGTTCTCGTCGTCGCCCATGTTGCGGTTGGCACTTCCCGCCAGTATGAGCTTCGCGTCGTCTCCCATCTCCATCGCTGCCGACACGCGGATCTGCGGCCGGCGGTAGCCGATGTTCCCCGATTTCCACATGACGATGTAGTTGAGCGTCGTGGGGTTGAGCGGCGAGATGACGTCCGACGTCTGCCCGGCGAGGAGCCGGACCCTGCCGAAGTCCATCTCGAGGTACGCGTGTCGGAGCATCGGGTTGGGCTTGTTCTCGCCCCCGCCGCCGTAGAAGTCGAACTCGACGCGGCCGGAGACGTCAATGTCGCTCTCGTCGTCGGCGACGAACTTCATCCCGAGACGCGTCTGCTTGGCGGTCATGTTGAAGGCGCTCTCCTCTTCACCCTCCACGTACGGGAGCACGACGTACGCGAAGTTCCCGTCGTTCGTGAGTGCCGAGTCGAGCGAGGCGTCGAGCTTGATGTAGCCGTAGATGGTCGGATGGATGGCGGATGCGGTGCCTGCGAGGATCAGCATGCCGAGGACTGCAAGCACGAGCGAGCTACTTCTCATGGGCGATCTCCGGTTCGTTGGTCCTTGCCTGACGTTGCGGCGTCCCGCGCCCCACACATCCGGAGCCCGGAACACCATGAATGCCGCGCGCACCGAGAGGCTCGTCCGCCGCGGGGCGACGGGCGTTCCTCTCATGCCGGAAGCGTCCTGCAAATCAACGCACGCAGAAGCCTCATCTTCTGCGTGCGAGCAGGGCACGTCGAGTATACAGACAAACCGACACGAGGCAAGTCGTTTTTCGCTGCGTCCCCCTCCGAAAACCCCGTTCCACCGCGTCCTCACACAGAATGAACACTCAGCCGTTCCGGGAGTTCGGCGAGAGGATTGACAGAGGGCCTCTCACGGTGCATGATGAGAGGTAGCTGCCGTGCGGACAGCGCTCCGCGGTTCCGGCAGCCCCTTCGAGGCAGCGCATTCCAGAGTGATGTGCCCCTTGAGCCGCGCCGACCTGCGGCGAGCGTCCCGATCATGCAGGATGCCCCCGGGACGTGAAGCACCTCTGTTCTGCTCATGGAACATGCCGAAGCGGCGCGGCGGGACTCGTACGAAACGGTCCTCGTGACGAGGACCGGCCCCTGGTCGTCCGGGATCACGCGGCGTCGTCGCGATGCATCCGAGGCGACCGTCATTGAGTACCACCCCACGGGAGGTGATCGCGCAGAACGTGACAAGGAGAATCCTGAGAGGAACCATCCGTGAACTGGACGAGCTCGCGGCGACAGGCCGTCTGTCGAGAACGGAGGTGGACGCGCTCCGCGCGGTGACCGAACGGCACCCGATGCGCGTGACGCCGTACTACCTCTCCCTCATCGACTGGTCCGACCCTGACGATCCCATCCGCAGGATGGCGATCCCGTCGCCGAGCGAGCGTTCGCTCCTCGGCTCGTACGACACGAGCGGGGAGCGAGAGAACACCAAGCTCACCGGGCTTCAGCACAAGTACGCGAGCACCGCGCTGGTGCTCGTCACGAACCGGTGCGCCGTCTACTGCCGGCACTGCTTCAGGAAGCGCCTGGTCGGCCTGCCGACCGAGGAGATCCTCCGCCGGTTCGACGACGCTGCCGAGTACATCGAGCAGCATCCCGAGATCACGAATGTCCTCCTGAGCGGAGGCGACCCTCTGGTGCTCTCGACCGACGCGATCGGCCGACTGCTCAACCGTCTCGACCCCATCGAGCACCTGGACTTCATCCGGATCGGCACGCGCATCCCGGTCGTCCATCCGGGGCGCATCACGGAGGATGCCGGTCTCCGTGGGCTGCTGCGGCAGTATTCAAGACCCGACCGGCGGCTCTACGCCGTCACGCAGTTCAACCACCCGCGCGAGCTCACCGATGAAGCCGCCGAAGCGGTCGACGCACTCATGCGCGCGGGCGTCGTCGTCAGCAACCAGGCCGTGCTCCTGAAGGGCGTCAACGATGACCCGGAGACGCTGGCCGAGCTCCTGAGAGGGCTCGTCCGTTTCGGCGTGGCGCCGTACTACGTCTTCCAGTGCCGACCGGTCCGCGGCGTGCAGTCCAGCTTTCAGGTCACACTGAAGCGCGGCTACCGCGTCGTCGAGGACGCGCGAGAACGGCTCGACGGCCACGCGAAGCGGTTCCGCTACGTGATGTCCCACCGCACGGGGAAGATCGAAGTCGTCGGCATCATGGGGAGCGACATCTACATGCGATACCATCAGGCGAAGAACCGGGACGACCACGGCAGGCTCTTCAAGCGGTCGCTCGTCCCGGGCGCCGGCTGGCTGGACGATCTGGAACCGAGAGACCGTCCGGAGCTCGACCGAGGTGTGCCCGTGGCGCACCGGACGATGAGCGACGATGCGCCCGGACTTGCGTAGCGTGAGGACACGGCACGTGCTATCATCCGTGGTGACGGTCTGCGACCGTCGGAGAGCGTGCGGCACTCACGAGTTGGTGACAGAGAACCCCGCGGGTTCTGACGGAAGGAGGCATGGATGACCTCGAGAACGTCATGGTCCGCCGCGCTCGTCGCTGCGGTGCTGGTGCTCGCCGTTGCCGCGGCGCCGCTCGCAGCTGTCGAGTTCACGGCCGATATGATCCTGACCGTGGACGATGAGGCGAGCGAGATGAAGGTCTACTGGGGAGGCGATCATTACCGCATCGACTCCGCCCAGGGAGGCCAGGAGAGCATTCTCATCGTCGACACCGAGGCACACGAGACAACGGCCCTGATGCCCGCGGCCAAGCTGTTCGTGACGATGGACAGCAAGGCCATGGCGAATCTCGTCAACGACCCGTTCGAGGCGTTCCGGCAGAAGAAGGCCGTCTCGTTCTACGGCCACGAACACGGGGACGGCTGCGGTCACGACCATCACGCTCATGCAGACAGCACAGAGGCCGCGATGGTCGACACGATCGAGGGCTACGAGGTCGAACGGATCGAACTCCGGAACGCGGGCGGCCTGCTCATGACCGTCTGGCTGTCGGAGGATCTGGGCGTGCCTCTTCGCTTCGTCGTACCGTATGACGAGAGGCGCGAGGTTGCGCTCAGGAACATCGAGGTCGGAGAAGTTGACGATGCGCTCTTCGTCGTCCCTGAGGACTACAAGTCGATGGGGTCGCCGGCCAAACCGTCAGAAGAGAGCGATGCGCCGGAGCAGGAGAAGCAAGAAGAGTAGCACTCGACATGTCCGGCATCGCGCCGCGGCATGACCCCGTTTGACCGCTCGTGCGTTCCACACGGCCCCCGGCTTTCGCCGGGGGCCTTGTCGTATTCGAGAGGCAGCGGGCCCTCAGGCGGATAGCAGTCTGTTGAGCTGCGCGGGACATAGTGGTAAGCTTGTGTTGTTCGCGGAATACCGTTCGCAGGAACCTCGACAGCCACCGCGTCCCCACTCACTGGAGCGAGCGTGGAAGGAGCCGCGAGATGACCGCGAGGGAGCTGTCCGTCGGCACACTCGTTCTGCTCGTCCTTCTCCTGCCGCACGGCTCGTTCGGGACCATCCCCGATGCCGCCGACGTGAGGACCGTCGCCGGCAATTGGACCCGCTCCGTAGCCCGCCGGACCGGCGGCTGGAGCGGGCGCTCGATTCCTGAAGTCCGAACACCTGGGCCGCTCGTGTCGAAGGACGGGCGGACGCTCGCGTACGCCTTCCCCGTCGACCCGGACGGCTTCGTCGTCGTCACCGCGCTACGGGAGCTCCCTCCCGTCAAGCTCTACAGCGAGACCGGCACGTTCGATGTCGAGTCCACGCGCGGTCTCGTCCAGCTGGTCCGCGAGCGGCTCGATGCGCAGTTCTCCATCTTCGTAGACCGCTACGGCCGCCTCGACGTCTCCCCTCCCGCGCGGGACGAGACGTTTCCGACCCACCATCGT
This genomic window from Candidatus Effluviviaceae Genus V sp. contains:
- a CDS encoding KamA family radical SAM protein, with amino-acid sequence MHPRRPSLSTTPREVIAQNVTRRILRGTIRELDELAATGRLSRTEVDALRAVTERHPMRVTPYYLSLIDWSDPDDPIRRMAIPSPSERSLLGSYDTSGERENTKLTGLQHKYASTALVLVTNRCAVYCRHCFRKRLVGLPTEEILRRFDDAAEYIEQHPEITNVLLSGGDPLVLSTDAIGRLLNRLDPIEHLDFIRIGTRIPVVHPGRITEDAGLRGLLRQYSRPDRRLYAVTQFNHPRELTDEAAEAVDALMRAGVVVSNQAVLLKGVNDDPETLAELLRGLVRFGVAPYYVFQCRPVRGVQSSFQVTLKRGYRVVEDARERLDGHAKRFRYVMSHRTGKIEVVGIMGSDIYMRYHQAKNRDDHGRLFKRSLVPGAGWLDDLEPRDRPELDRGVPVAHRTMSDDAPGLA